One segment of Haemophilus influenzae DNA contains the following:
- the cpdA gene encoding 3',5'-cyclic-AMP phosphodiesterase, translating into MKNTFVYQAEKPVIKLLQITDPHLFKDESAELLGVNTQASFAQVLKEIQQENNQFDVILATGDLVQDSSDEGYTRFVEMMKPFNKPVFWIPGNHDFQPKMAEFLNQPPMNAAKHLLLGEHWQAVLLDSQVYGVPHGQLSQHQLDLLKETLEKNPERYTLVVLHHHLLPTNSAWLDQHNLRNSHELAEVLSPFTNVKAILYGHIHQEVNSEWNGYQVMATPATCIQFKPDCQYFSLDTLQPGWREIELYSDGSIRTEVKRIQQAEFLPNMQEEGY; encoded by the coding sequence ATGAAAAATACGTTTGTTTATCAGGCGGAAAAGCCTGTTATTAAATTATTACAAATTACGGATCCCCATTTATTTAAAGATGAAAGTGCGGAATTATTGGGGGTAAATACACAAGCAAGTTTTGCTCAAGTATTAAAGGAAATTCAGCAAGAAAATAACCAATTTGATGTGATTCTTGCTACAGGCGATCTGGTGCAGGATAGTAGTGATGAAGGTTACACTCGTTTTGTAGAAATGATGAAGCCTTTCAATAAACCCGTATTTTGGATTCCAGGAAATCACGATTTTCAGCCTAAAATGGCAGAATTTTTAAATCAACCACCAATGAACGCGGCAAAACATCTTCTATTGGGCGAACATTGGCAAGCTGTATTGTTAGATAGCCAAGTTTACGGTGTACCGCACGGACAACTAAGCCAACATCAACTCGATTTATTAAAAGAAACCTTAGAAAAAAATCCTGAACGCTATACGTTGGTTGTATTACACCATCATTTATTACCAACTAATTCCGCATGGCTTGATCAACATAATCTTCGTAATTCTCACGAATTGGCAGAAGTGCTTTCGCCTTTTACTAATGTGAAAGCTATTTTGTATGGGCATATTCATCAAGAAGTAAACAGTGAATGGAATGGTTATCAAGTGATGGCAACGCCAGCAACTTGTATTCAATTTAAACCTGATTGCCAGTATTTTTCTCTTGATACCTTACAGCCTGGTTGGCGTGAAATTGAGCTATATTCAGATGGTTCAATTCGTACGGAAGTAAAGCGTATTCAGCAAGCGGAATTTTTGCCGAATATGCAAGAAGAGGGATATTAA
- the pth gene encoding aminoacyl-tRNA hydrolase: MSEIKLIVGLGNPGEKYADTRHNAGEWLIERLARRFNVSLNPENKFFGKTVRTLLNGKEVRLLVPTTFMNLSGKAVGALASFYRIKPEEILVIHDELDLPAGTAKLKQGGGHGGHNGLKDIVAQLGNNNNFYRLRIGIGHPGHRDLVAGYVLNKPSPADRDALEKVLDEATDCVEMIFKDGMVKATNRLNSFKI; encoded by the coding sequence ATGTCAGAAATAAAACTCATTGTTGGTTTAGGCAATCCTGGCGAAAAATATGCCGATACACGCCATAATGCAGGCGAATGGCTTATTGAACGCTTGGCACGTCGTTTTAATGTTTCGCTAAATCCTGAAAATAAATTCTTTGGAAAAACTGTCCGCACTTTATTGAATGGAAAAGAAGTACGCCTTTTAGTGCCAACAACTTTTATGAATTTAAGCGGTAAAGCAGTTGGCGCATTGGCAAGTTTTTATCGTATTAAACCTGAAGAAATTTTGGTTATTCACGATGAACTAGATTTGCCTGCTGGCACAGCAAAACTCAAACAAGGCGGTGGGCATGGAGGGCATAACGGCTTAAAAGATATTGTGGCTCAATTAGGCAATAACAATAATTTCTACCGTTTACGTATTGGCATTGGGCATCCTGGCCATCGTGATTTAGTGGCAGGTTACGTCTTAAATAAACCATCTCCAGCAGATCGCGATGCACTTGAAAAAGTGCTAGATGAAGCCACTGATTGTGTGGAAATGATTTTCAAAGATGGAATGGTCAAAGCGACCAATCGTTTAAACAGTTTTAAAATTTAA
- a CDS encoding YfcZ/YiiS family protein, whose translation MTVKCKAEESLTCSCVDVGTIIDGSDCTVEVHQVYNTEADANAALERLTKKARNTESDPCEIKSEIVAVENGVQLNASFTFSCQAEAMIFELANR comes from the coding sequence ATGACCGTAAAATGCAAAGCAGAAGAATCCTTAACTTGTAGCTGTGTTGATGTAGGCACAATTATTGATGGCTCTGACTGTACCGTAGAAGTACATCAAGTTTATAACACAGAAGCTGATGCCAATGCAGCGCTTGAACGATTAACAAAGAAAGCGCGCAATACAGAAAGCGATCCTTGCGAAATTAAAAGCGAAATCGTGGCAGTTGAAAACGGCGTTCAACTAAATGCTTCTTTCACTTTTAGTTGCCAAGCAGAAGCGATGATTTTTGAACTGGCGAATCGTTAA
- the xseA gene encoding exodeoxyribonuclease VII large subunit, with protein MSDNIYSVSQLNSAARQMLEGHFSQIWLTGEISNFTQPVSGHWYLTLKDKNAQVRCAMFRMKNLRVAFRPQNGMQVLVRANVSLYEPRGDYQLIIDSMHPAGEGLLQQQFEALKMKLATEGLFAQNLKKNLPHFSKAVGIITSSTGAALQDILHILARRDPSLKVVIYPTAVQGKEATAEIVQMIELANVRQEVDVLIVGRGGGSLEDLWCFNEENVARAIFRSTLPIISAVGHETDVTIADFVADLRAPTPSAAAELVSRNQDELLQQLRHQQQRLDMAFDRLFTRKSQCLKQLTLRLHNQHPQNQLRVQQAKNAQLTHRLQLAMLRQFENTQQKFTALSVRLKQNPLPYRVQRHQQRLEQLKVRLNFCVNRQVTERQNKLATLCGKLDSLSPLKVLARGYSIAENPQGKAIVSVKDVNQGDFITTQVADGKIVSKVL; from the coding sequence ATGTCAGACAATATTTATTCCGTCTCTCAACTCAACTCTGCCGCACGTCAGATGTTGGAGGGGCATTTTTCCCAAATTTGGCTGACGGGGGAAATTTCCAATTTTACCCAACCTGTGTCTGGGCATTGGTATTTAACGCTGAAAGATAAAAATGCACAGGTGCGTTGTGCGATGTTTCGTATGAAAAATTTGCGTGTTGCTTTTCGTCCACAAAATGGAATGCAAGTGCTTGTGCGTGCCAATGTGAGTTTATATGAGCCTCGCGGCGATTATCAACTTATTATTGATTCTATGCACCCAGCTGGCGAGGGATTATTGCAACAGCAATTTGAAGCGTTAAAAATGAAGTTGGCTACGGAGGGATTGTTTGCTCAAAATCTCAAGAAAAATCTACCGCACTTTAGTAAAGCCGTTGGGATTATAACTTCTTCTACAGGTGCGGCATTGCAAGATATTTTGCATATTTTGGCACGCCGTGATCCAAGTTTAAAAGTTGTTATTTATCCCACTGCAGTTCAAGGTAAAGAGGCGACAGCAGAAATTGTGCAAATGATTGAACTTGCTAATGTGCGACAAGAAGTGGATGTATTAATTGTTGGGCGTGGTGGTGGTTCATTAGAAGATCTTTGGTGTTTTAATGAAGAAAACGTGGCGCGAGCGATTTTTCGTTCAACCTTACCCATTATCAGTGCGGTGGGACACGAAACAGATGTGACGATTGCCGATTTTGTGGCAGATCTTCGTGCGCCGACCCCTTCCGCAGCGGCTGAGTTAGTTAGTCGTAATCAAGATGAATTATTGCAACAACTTCGCCATCAACAGCAACGTTTAGATATGGCATTTGATCGTTTATTTACGCGAAAAAGCCAGTGTTTGAAACAGCTAACCTTAAGATTACACAATCAGCATCCACAGAATCAGTTACGTGTTCAACAAGCGAAAAATGCACAGCTTACGCATCGCTTGCAACTTGCAATGTTGCGTCAGTTTGAAAATACACAACAAAAATTCACCGCACTTTCTGTTCGTTTAAAACAAAATCCATTGCCATATCGAGTGCAACGTCATCAACAACGCTTAGAGCAGCTAAAAGTGCGGTTAAATTTTTGCGTAAATCGCCAAGTGACGGAGCGTCAAAATAAACTGGCAACGTTATGCGGAAAACTGGATAGCTTAAGCCCGTTGAAAGTATTGGCAAGAGGTTATTCCATTGCGGAAAACCCACAAGGTAAAGCCATTGTTAGTGTGAAAGATGTCAATCAAGGGGATTTCATTACAACTCAAGTGGCTGATGGAAAAATTGTGAGTAAGGTTTTGTAG
- the nudF gene encoding ADP-ribose diphosphatase gives MSEIQHFSQQDIEILGEQTLYEGFFTLKQIQFKHKLFAGGQSGIVTRELLIKGAASAVIAYDPKEDSVILVEQVRIGAAYHPESNRSPWLLELIAGMVEKGEKPEEVALRESEEEAGIQVKNLTHCLSVWDSPGGIVERIHLFAGEVDSSQAKGIHGLAEENEDIRVQVVKREQAYQWMCEGKIDNGIAVIGLQWLQLNYAQLQQSWKCS, from the coding sequence ATGTCAGAAATTCAACATTTTAGCCAACAAGATATAGAAATATTGGGCGAACAAACTTTGTATGAAGGTTTTTTCACACTTAAACAAATCCAATTTAAACATAAACTTTTTGCTGGAGGGCAAAGTGGCATCGTAACCCGAGAATTACTGATTAAAGGTGCCGCCTCAGCAGTTATCGCTTATGATCCAAAAGAAGATTCTGTGATTTTAGTCGAACAAGTTCGTATTGGTGCGGCTTATCATCCAGAATCTAATCGTTCGCCTTGGTTACTTGAACTAATTGCGGGTATGGTGGAAAAAGGCGAAAAGCCAGAAGAAGTTGCTTTGCGTGAGAGTGAAGAAGAAGCGGGAATTCAAGTCAAAAATTTAACGCATTGTTTAAGTGTGTGGGATAGCCCAGGTGGCATAGTGGAGCGGATTCATTTATTTGCAGGCGAAGTGGATAGCTCACAAGCAAAAGGTATTCACGGTTTGGCTGAAGAAAATGAAGATATTCGAGTACAGGTAGTAAAACGTGAACAGGCGTATCAATGGATGTGCGAGGGGAAAATTGATAATGGCATTGCAGTGATTGGATTGCAGTGGCTTCAATTAAATTATGCTCAGTTACAACAAAGTTGGAAATGTAGTTAG
- the mutH gene encoding DNA mismatch repair endonuclease MutH: MIPQTLEQLLSQAQSIAGLTFGELADELHIPVPIDLKRDKGWVGMLLERALGATAGSKAEQDFSHLGVELKTLPINAEGYPLETTFVSLAPLVQNSGVKWENSHVRHKLSCVLWMPIEGSRHIPLRERHIGAPIFWKPTAEQERQLKQDWEELMDLIVLGKLEQITARIGEVMQLRPKGANSRAVTKGIGKNGEIIDTLPLGFYLRKEFTAQILNAFLDVKPL; this comes from the coding sequence ATGATTCCACAAACCCTTGAACAATTACTTTCCCAAGCGCAATCCATTGCTGGCTTAACTTTTGGGGAGTTAGCTGATGAACTGCATATTCCTGTCCCGATTGATTTAAAACGTGATAAAGGCTGGGTCGGCATGTTATTAGAGCGTGCTTTAGGCGCAACGGCAGGGAGTAAAGCTGAACAGGATTTTTCTCATTTAGGTGTTGAACTTAAAACGTTACCGATTAATGCGGAGGGTTATCCTCTTGAAACCACCTTTGTGAGCCTTGCTCCATTGGTACAAAATTCAGGGGTTAAATGGGAAAATTCTCACGTTCGTCATAAACTTTCTTGTGTACTTTGGATGCCGATTGAAGGCAGCCGCCATATTCCATTACGTGAACGCCATATCGGCGCGCCAATTTTCTGGAAGCCAACCGCTGAGCAAGAACGTCAATTAAAACAAGATTGGGAAGAATTGATGGATTTAATTGTACTTGGCAAATTGGAGCAAATTACCGCTCGAATTGGTGAGGTTATGCAACTTCGCCCGAAGGGTGCAAATAGTCGCGCTGTGACAAAAGGCATAGGAAAAAATGGCGAAATTATAGATACCTTGCCTTTAGGTTTTTATCTAAGAAAAGAATTCACCGCTCAAATTTTGAACGCATTTTTAGATGTAAAGCCACTTTAA
- a CDS encoding RnfH family protein, translating into MNQINIEIAYAFPERYYLKSFQVDEGITVQTAITQSGILSQFPEIDLSTNKIGIFSRPIKLTDVLKEGDRIEIYRPLLADPKEIRRKRAAEQAAAKNKEKGA; encoded by the coding sequence ATGAATCAGATTAACATTGAAATCGCTTATGCTTTTCCCGAACGTTATTATTTGAAATCTTTTCAAGTTGATGAAGGAATCACCGTGCAAACGGCGATTACGCAATCGGGGATTTTAAGCCAATTTCCAGAGATTGATTTGAGTACAAATAAAATTGGGATTTTCAGTCGTCCAATAAAATTGACTGATGTATTAAAAGAGGGCGATCGTATTGAAATTTATCGTCCATTACTTGCTGATCCGAAAGAAATTCGCCGTAAACGTGCAGCAGAACAAGCTGCCGCTAAAAATAAAGAAAAAGGAGCTTAA
- a CDS encoding cupin domain-containing protein: MTALSSVDFCLPEHITPEIFLRDYWQKKPLVIRNGLPEIVGQFEPQDIIELAQNEDVTARLVKTFSDDNWKVFFSPLSEKDFQKLPEKWSVLVQNLEQWSPELGQLWNKFGFIPQWQRDDIMVSYAPKGGSVGKHYDEYDVFLVQGYGHRRWQVGKWCDASTEFKPNQSIRIFDDMGELVIDEVMNPGDILYIPARMAHYGVAEDDCLTFSFGLRYPNLSNLIDSVSKGFCHQDPDLNLSEFDLPLRLSQSEQRTGKLADENIQAMKQLLLDKLANSKAFDTLFKQAVASAVSSRRYELLVSDEMCDPDEVRSILEEDGAFLSQDNNCKLLYTENPLRIYANGEWLDELNVIESEVLKRLSDGESLDWAFLSSLVNKTEDPKTSMDLLLDSICNWVDDGWVLIE; encoded by the coding sequence ATGACCGCACTTTCATCTGTTGATTTTTGTTTACCTGAACATATCACGCCAGAAATTTTTCTACGTGATTATTGGCAGAAAAAGCCACTTGTAATTCGTAACGGTTTACCTGAAATTGTTGGGCAGTTTGAGCCACAAGATATTATTGAACTTGCACAAAATGAAGATGTTACTGCTCGTTTAGTAAAGACATTTTCTGATGATAATTGGAAAGTTTTTTTTAGCCCTTTAAGCGAAAAGGATTTCCAAAAGTTACCAGAAAAATGGTCGGTATTAGTTCAAAATTTGGAGCAATGGTCGCCTGAATTAGGGCAACTTTGGAACAAATTTGGCTTTATTCCTCAATGGCAACGTGACGACATTATGGTGTCTTACGCCCCGAAAGGTGGCTCTGTCGGCAAGCATTATGATGAATATGATGTATTTTTAGTGCAAGGCTATGGTCATCGTCGTTGGCAAGTGGGTAAATGGTGTGATGCAAGCACTGAATTTAAACCAAATCAATCGATCCGAATTTTTGATGATATGGGCGAATTAGTCATTGATGAAGTAATGAATCCAGGCGATATTTTGTATATTCCAGCCCGTATGGCACATTATGGCGTGGCTGAAGATGATTGTTTAACCTTTTCTTTTGGCTTGCGTTATCCAAATTTAAGCAATTTGATTGATAGCGTAAGCAAAGGTTTCTGTCATCAAGATCCTGATTTGAATTTAAGTGAATTTGATTTGCCGCTACGTTTAAGCCAATCTGAACAACGTACAGGTAAACTGGCAGATGAAAATATTCAAGCAATGAAACAGCTTTTATTAGATAAATTGGCTAATTCAAAAGCTTTTGATACGTTATTTAAACAAGCTGTGGCAAGTGCGGTGAGTTCTCGTCGTTATGAGTTATTGGTTTCTGATGAAATGTGCGATCCAGATGAAGTGCGGTCAATTTTAGAAGAAGATGGCGCGTTCCTTTCTCAAGACAACAATTGTAAATTGCTTTACACCGAAAATCCGCTGCGAATTTATGCGAATGGCGAATGGTTAGATGAACTTAATGTAATTGAGAGCGAAGTATTAAAACGCTTATCTGACGGCGAAAGTTTAGATTGGGCATTTTTATCAAGTTTAGTGAATAAAACCGAAGATCCTAAAACCTCAATGGATTTGCTGTTAGATTCAATTTGTAACTGGGTTGATGATGGTTGGGTGTTAATTGAATAA
- the pdxY gene encoding pyridoxal kinase: protein MKNVLSIQSHVVYGFAGNKSATFPMQLLGVDVWALNTVQFSNHTQYGKWTGMVIPQEQIREIVTGLDNIEKLQECDALLSGYLGSAEQVDQILFALEQIKLRNPNALYLCDPVMPHPKKICVVANGVREALIEKAIPVADIMTPNLHELRQFTKFPINTFDDVLKAVNALIAKGVKKVLVKHLGSAGKINDPDTFEIIMATPEGVWHLSRPLYQFNFEPVGVGDLIAGTFLANLLNGKSDVEAFEAMNNEVAGVMKTTFELGSYELQTIAARFEILNPSSNYKAEKVA from the coding sequence ATGAAAAACGTACTTTCAATCCAATCCCACGTGGTCTATGGTTTTGCAGGTAACAAATCCGCGACTTTTCCAATGCAGTTATTAGGCGTCGATGTATGGGCATTAAATACCGTGCAATTCTCTAACCATACTCAATATGGCAAATGGACAGGCATGGTAATCCCACAAGAACAAATCCGAGAAATTGTGACTGGGCTTGATAATATTGAAAAACTACAAGAATGTGATGCCTTGTTATCTGGTTATTTAGGTTCTGCGGAACAAGTCGATCAAATTCTTTTTGCTTTAGAGCAAATCAAACTGCGTAATCCAAATGCGCTTTATTTATGCGACCCTGTAATGCCACATCCGAAAAAAATCTGCGTGGTTGCCAATGGTGTTCGCGAAGCACTTATTGAAAAAGCGATTCCAGTGGCGGACATTATGACGCCAAACTTACACGAATTGCGTCAGTTCACAAAATTCCCAATTAATACCTTTGACGATGTATTAAAAGCGGTGAATGCGTTGATTGCAAAAGGCGTGAAGAAAGTTCTCGTTAAACATTTAGGCAGCGCGGGTAAAATTAACGATCCTGATACATTTGAAATTATTATGGCAACCCCTGAAGGTGTTTGGCATTTAAGCCGTCCACTTTATCAATTCAATTTTGAACCAGTGGGCGTGGGCGATTTAATCGCAGGGACATTCTTAGCAAATTTACTCAATGGAAAATCTGATGTTGAAGCTTTTGAAGCGATGAATAACGAAGTAGCAGGCGTAATGAAAACCACCTTTGAACTGGGTTCTTACGAATTACAAACCATTGCCGCACGTTTTGAAATTCTCAATCCAAGCAGCAACTATAAAGCTGAAAAAGTTGCCTAA
- the tilS gene encoding tRNA lysidine(34) synthetase TilS has translation MDLLSDIEKQLKKTTAQGFLIALSGGLDSTVLLSLFAKLCQKQPHLPPLSVRAIHIHHGLSPNADSWAKHCQDLCDQLQIPLIIERVQVDKTNGIEAGAREARYQAIKKHLQTQEMLVTAHHLNDQTETFFLALKRGSGLQGLGAMQQQSVLFGMPILRPLLGFTRTQLENYAQKEKLNWITDESNEDNRYDRNFLRNEILPELRARWAYFDLAVQRSAQHCFEQQQLINDLLSEIFAQHCQIKNQFKLCLFRKYSLAKQTALLRMWLAKNQLEMPSKRQLTQLINDVIFAKEEANPQFQLVNKVIRRYQDSLYLTKRFSDLTKYCLKLEQNMLSLPDNLGNLTVQENENNLIFYWQDYSVTLEKTNLPISIRFGYSGKVKHHPKRPREDIKKIWQELSVPPWERNRIPLIFYGDKLKSAVGFFRVFDAF, from the coding sequence ATGGATTTACTTTCAGACATTGAAAAACAACTCAAAAAAACCACCGCTCAAGGGTTTCTTATCGCCTTGAGTGGTGGTTTGGACTCCACTGTACTTCTTTCTTTATTTGCAAAACTTTGTCAAAAACAACCGCACTTACCGCCTTTATCAGTACGAGCTATCCATATCCATCACGGCTTAAGCCCCAATGCAGACAGTTGGGCTAAACACTGCCAAGACTTGTGCGATCAATTACAAATTCCGTTGATTATCGAGCGCGTACAAGTAGATAAAACCAATGGCATTGAGGCTGGGGCGCGTGAAGCACGCTATCAAGCCATAAAAAAACATCTTCAAACACAAGAAATGCTGGTTACAGCACATCATCTAAACGATCAAACTGAAACCTTTTTCTTAGCCCTAAAACGTGGCAGTGGGCTACAAGGCTTAGGCGCAATGCAACAACAAAGTGTATTGTTCGGCATGCCAATTTTACGCCCTTTGTTAGGCTTTACTCGCACCCAGTTAGAAAATTACGCGCAAAAAGAAAAACTCAACTGGATTACAGATGAAAGTAATGAGGATAACCGATACGATCGTAATTTCTTACGCAATGAAATTTTGCCAGAATTACGTGCACGCTGGGCTTATTTTGATTTAGCCGTGCAACGTTCCGCACAACATTGTTTTGAGCAACAACAGCTAATTAATGATTTATTGAGCGAAATTTTTGCACAACATTGTCAAATTAAAAACCAATTTAAACTGTGTCTGTTCCGCAAATATTCTCTCGCAAAACAGACCGCACTTTTGCGTATGTGGCTTGCCAAAAACCAACTTGAAATGCCAAGTAAACGCCAGCTTACACAACTTATTAATGATGTCATTTTTGCAAAAGAAGAGGCAAATCCTCAGTTTCAGCTTGTAAATAAAGTCATTCGACGTTATCAAGATAGTTTATATTTAACTAAACGGTTTTCTGATCTAACCAAATACTGCCTAAAATTAGAACAAAACATGCTAAGTTTACCTGATAATTTAGGCAATCTCACTGTTCAAGAAAATGAAAATAATCTGATTTTCTACTGGCAGGATTACTCTGTTACGCTGGAAAAAACGAACTTGCCTATTTCTATTCGTTTTGGCTATTCGGGCAAAGTGAAACATCATCCGAAACGACCAAGAGAAGATATAAAAAAAATCTGGCAAGAATTAAGCGTACCACCTTGGGAACGAAATCGGATTCCTTTAATTTTTTATGGCGATAAGCTAAAAAGTGCGGTCGGTTTTTTCCGTGTTTTTGACGCGTTTTAA
- a CDS encoding methylated-DNA--[protein]-cysteine S-methyltransferase: protein MTALYYTYYPSPVGRLLILSDGESITHIDFEKEQYAPNPKWHKQDELPVFQKVRLAFERYFNGEVEYFSDIPLKPEGTAFQQAIWQALREIDYGKLSTYGELALRINNPKAVRAVGGAVGSNPISIIIPCHRILGKDRTLTGFGGGLEAKRFLLQLEKIPYIDKGTENTKPRFFKKYHE, encoded by the coding sequence ATGACCGCACTTTATTACACTTATTACCCCTCGCCAGTGGGACGGCTTTTGATTTTATCTGACGGCGAGAGCATTACGCATATTGATTTTGAAAAAGAGCAATATGCGCCTAATCCAAAATGGCACAAGCAAGATGAATTGCCTGTTTTTCAAAAAGTGCGGTTAGCTTTTGAACGATATTTTAATGGGGAAGTTGAGTATTTTTCAGACATTCCCTTAAAACCAGAAGGCACCGCGTTTCAACAAGCCATTTGGCAAGCCTTGCGAGAAATTGATTATGGCAAGCTTTCAACTTATGGAGAGCTGGCGTTACGTATTAATAATCCTAAAGCTGTTCGTGCCGTGGGCGGCGCGGTAGGCAGTAATCCGATTAGCATTATTATTCCTTGTCACCGCATTTTAGGTAAAGATCGTACTTTAACTGGTTTTGGCGGTGGCTTAGAGGCAAAACGTTTTTTATTACAGTTAGAGAAAATTCCCTATATTGATAAAGGCACTGAAAACACGAAGCCTCGCTTTTTTAAGAAATATCACGAATGA
- a CDS encoding porin: protein MKKFNQSILATAMLLAAGGANAAAFQLAEVSTSGLGRAYAGEAAIADNASVVATNPALMSLFKTAQFSTGGVYVDSRINMNGDVDSSITATTMRTTKYGSASARNVIPGAFVPNLYFVAPVNDKFALGAGMNVNFGLKSKYDDSYDAGVFGGKTDLTAINLNLSGAYRVTEGLSLGLGVNAVYAKAQVERNAGIIAESVKIAQNAIKTVNPKDKATDYLTSKDKSVVSLQDRAAWGFGWNAGVMYQFNEANRIGLAYHSKVDIDFTDRTATSLEAEVIEAGKKGNLTLTLPDYLELSGFHQLTDKFAVHYSYKYTHWSRLTKLHASFEDGKKAFDKELQYSNNSRVALGASYNLDEKLTLRAGIAYDQAASRHHRSAAIPDTDRTWYSLGATYKFTPNLSVDLGYAYLKGKKVHFKEVQKAVGGFITTTANYTSQAHANLYGLNLNYSF, encoded by the coding sequence ATGAAAAAATTTAATCAATCTATATTAGCAACGGCAATGTTGTTGGCTGCAGGTGGTGCAAATGCGGCGGCTTTCCAATTGGCGGAAGTTTCTACTTCTGGGCTTGGTCGTGCCTATGCGGGTGAAGCGGCGATTGCAGATAATGCTTCTGTCGTGGCAACTAACCCAGCTTTGATGAGTTTATTTAAAACTGCACAGTTTTCCACGGGTGGCGTTTATGTTGATTCTAGAATTAATATGAATGGTGATGTAGATTCTTCTATAACAGCTACTACAATGAGAACAACAAAGTACGGCTCAGCTTCAGCGCGTAATGTTATTCCTGGTGCTTTTGTGCCAAATCTTTATTTCGTTGCGCCAGTGAATGATAAATTCGCGCTGGGCGCAGGAATGAATGTCAATTTCGGTTTAAAAAGTAAATATGACGATAGTTATGATGCTGGTGTATTTGGTGGAAAAACTGACTTGACTGCTATCAACTTAAATTTAAGTGGTGCTTATCGAGTAACAGAAGGCTTGAGCCTAGGTTTAGGGGTAAATGCAGTTTATGCTAAAGCCCAAGTTGAACGGAATGCGGGTATTATTGCGGAGAGTGTTAAGATTGCACAAAACGCAATCAAAACAGTAAATCCTAAAGATAAAGCTACTGACTATTTGACCTCTAAAGACAAATCTGTTGTGTCATTACAAGATAGAGCAGCTTGGGGGTTTGGCTGGAATGCAGGTGTAATGTATCAATTTAATGAAGCTAACCGAATTGGTTTAGCCTATCATTCTAAAGTGGACATTGATTTTACTGACCGCACTGCCACTAGTTTAGAAGCAGAGGTTATTGAGGCAGGGAAAAAAGGTAATTTAACCCTTACATTGCCAGATTACTTAGAACTTTCTGGTTTCCATCAATTAACTGACAAATTTGCAGTGCATTATAGTTATAAATATACCCATTGGAGTCGTTTAACAAAATTACATGCTAGCTTCGAAGATGGTAAGAAAGCTTTTGATAAAGAATTGCAATACAGTAATAACTCTCGTGTTGCATTAGGGGCAAGTTATAATCTTGATGAAAAATTAACCTTACGTGCGGGTATTGCTTACGATCAAGCTGCATCTCGTCATCACCGTAGTGCTGCAATTCCAGATACCGATCGCACTTGGTATAGTTTAGGGGCAACCTATAAATTCACGCCGAATTTATCTGTTGATCTTGGCTATGCTTACTTAAAAGGCAAAAAAGTTCACTTTAAAGAAGTACAAAAAGCTGTAGGTGGCTTCATAACAACAACCGCAAATTACACTTCTCAAGCACACGCAAATCTTTACGGCTTAAACTTAAATTATAGTTTCTAA